Part of the Musa acuminata AAA Group cultivar baxijiao chromosome BXJ3-10, Cavendish_Baxijiao_AAA, whole genome shotgun sequence genome, TAAACTTTGCTGTTTTCCCATCGCTTCAAGGGGGTCCTCATAATAACCACATAGCTGCTTTAGCAGTAGCTCTAAAGCAAGTAGCTACACCTGAATACACAGCATATATTCGACAGGTCAAGAGAAATGCTCAAACATTGGCATCTGCTTTACTAAGAAGAAATTGCAAGCTGGTTACTGGGGGCACAGACAACCATTTGTTAGTTTGGGATCTCAGAACTTTTGGATTAACAGGTACTTAAGAAGACTTATGCAGTCTTCAGGCGTGAAAAAAATTTTCTTAGATATGTTAAcgtttgcaaaataaatgatttaataaataaataaaataaaaaataaaaaccaaaATTTTGTGAAACTGAAAAATTGATTTATTAAAACTGCCTTGTACTTCTCAAGTTACAGATCAAAGTGCAAAATTGCTTCCTTAAAGATACAAGGGATTTATCTTTTCTGACTATCATTTGGTTTTTGTTGCGTTGCATGTACTCTCTTTCTTCAGATTCATGAATTATAACTACTGCACTATACTGGGGTTTGGATGATTTTTGACAAACTAACATAACTTGACTCGGTGGGATGGAAATCTTTTGAGGCTTGGCTTAATTGTGTTATCCATTAATTTGGTAGTTTGAATTCTTTTTTGTGGCTTTAGGTCCGTAAGCAAAGTTATGTGATTGTTGAGAGGATATATCTCTTCATTGTGATATGTTGCTACCAAGTACCAACTAAAGAATTTTATGTCTTAAAGGAAAACAGGAGATATATTGCTATATTACAGAATTAGTGGTTGCATAGAATATACCTTGGGGCTTCTGTTTTTTAAATCTGAATAGTCCTTTTATGTTGGAAATGCCATTTTGAGGAAATAGATTGTCCTCCGACATGAGCTGCCAAATTGTTAATACTTTGTAGTGCTTTTCTTTAGTTATTTTTTTTGTTGCAGCTAGTTCTTTACTCATGCGGTTCAACATGCAAATATATTGGTTGACTTTGCTTACGAGACACAATTGCATGTCGTGGAGTTCTTTAGACCTCTCTGACCAGAATTACATCTTTACATTTAATTGAACATATGTCAGCTATAAGTCCTGTACTGGTCATGGAAGATATTTAGTCCTTTGTTATGGAATGTCATCTAATGAAGATGTTTCATCAAGGAAAACATCATTGGACGAATCCCATTTGATGACTTTTTTAAACTATTAGTGGGAAAAGGAAACTAAGATATTTTAGATTGCAGGCTTTTTTAAATAATTGTTTTGATGCAATAAAAAtgcttttattttttacaaaccttGGCATGTGCATGGATGGGCTTAATGAAAAGCACAATAAAGTACAAAAGTTGAAGgattttaaagaaaaaataaaattgagaAGTATCCGCCAAGTAACCTAAGAATATCCTGTCTTATTAATTATTATGTAAAGTTTTGGATACTTTGGGACCAGCATTTATCGGGTATATGGGAAGCATTCAGTATCATATGTGACGTATTTGGTACCAACAGGGCAAATAATTAATGTACCTGTATTACACGAACTGTTATGAAATGCTCTGAATGTGTGTACTTTAACATGTTTTTTGTATAAAAATATCCATGTCAAATAATGTGAAATGGCTACTGAATCTGCTAAGTTACAACAGGATTGTTTTCTACTAATCAAGAAATTCCTTGCTCGAGATAATTCTGTTAGTTGGATCAAATAATGGACCCCCTACTGTCACTAAAATTACCAATCATGGATTCGAAATAATGATAGAAAATATTGTTTCTTTGCTTTTTCAATCACCTAGTTTGAGATCTTCGTTTGAATGCACCAGTGGAAGATAGAATGTTTTCGGTAGCTATAGAAGTAGGTTTAGAAGGGGCTTTTTCTGGCAAGAGATTTTAGCATTGACATGGAacacatcattttttttaaagattatttGATCAAACTGTAGCTGAACCAGGATTAACGTATAAGTTGGAAGATATCATATGAGTTCAAACCCTAGGTTTTAATGGAACAATAATTGATTCTTTCTCAATCAGTAGCAAATTCTGTGGTAGGCATTTGATGTTCTTTTTCCTGATTATATGCCTAATAGCTTTTTAAGCTGTAACACATAGAGCATATGTGGAAATTACAAGATTAGCTATCGTCTAGAAATACATAACTTACATCAAAGAGGCCACTTCAATAGGCTAGTTATCGAGAGCCATAATTTGTCGAGAAAGTTTTTCCCATTGAGCTTTTCTTTTATCAATACAGGACATTTGTGTGCTTATTCTGAGATACTCCTTGAAGTGTTTTTATTAGAGACATGTTTTTGTACTGAGAGTAATATCCTGAAACAGGTAAGAACTTTGAGAAGGTCTGCGAGGCATGCCACATTTCTCTGAATAAAACCCCGATATTCGGTGATAATGGTGCTATCTCTCCGGGAGGTGTGAGGATAGGTGACCTCTCTCATGTTTTTCATTATGAAACATGTAGATTGTGGTTGTCGCAAAGATTTTAAATCACCTGTTGTTGGTTTGCATGGTTAGGTACTCCTGCTATGACGACAAGAGGCTGTTTAGAAGGAGATTTTGAAATGATTGCcgagtttctcctacgggcggcACACATAGCAAGTACCATACAGAAAGAACATGGAAAGATACAGAAGGAGTTTCAGAAGGGCCTCGAGAGCAGTAGGGACGTTATCGAGCTTCGCAACCAAGTCAAGTCCTTTGCGATACAGTTTGCAATGCCGGGATGTGATGTCTAAGAGAACTTGGTTCTACTGTCATAACTTATATGGTAACCCTCTTCAAATACTTCCCATTTCCTTTGTTCACTGCCTTACTGTACAAAACAGGCCACCATTTACAATCCAGTTTGATGATAGATGCATATTGTTTTGTGAAGTTCAAAATCTTTCCATCTCTACGCCTTGCATTCGTTGGTTGATCCTCATCTTGTTCTGGAAATGAATAGCCTTGCACTATGTAATGCTACAAATCCTTTCGATGCTCATTGCGTTGCTTTGAGACACCGTACATAATAATTTATACATGTTTGATTATTTAAAGGAAATACTCAATGCAACATTAACAAATAGCGCCCGTGGCCTAATGGATAAGGCGTCTGACTTCTAATCAGGCGATTGTGGGTTCGAGTCCCACCGGGCGTGCTAACCTTTTTTTTCGTTTGTGTTTCTCGGCTGAAAAGGCACGACATCATCGTCGCGTTTCAAAGGCAATCTTCCCAAAAGGTTCTCAGAAGAACCAGTTAGATGCGACCTCCACTTCATCCCTGACTAAGAAAGAGCCTCTAAAGGGCGAGGAGAAGGAGGCCGAGCTCCTGCTCGACGCAGAATGGTGCGGAGATTCGAAGATGCTTCTCTTGTTGTGCTTCTCCTTGCGCTTCAGTGCTGGAACCGGAAAACAGCCCGGTGGGACGGAGGTCACCTTCGGTGCAGCAGCAGCAGGCGCTTTGGACGATCGGCGAGTCGGATCGCTCCGCCGCTTGGACGGCGAGGCGGACGCCGAGCGGTAGAAAATGCTGGCGGTTGCCTTCGAAGGCGAAGGGGATGACGGAGAGCTGAGTCTGGAGGGTTGCGGCGAAGCCGAGCGCGTCAGGGACTGGGGGAGAGGAGGTGAGTGAGCGTTAGACTGAGAGCGAGATGCCGACAGGGAGCGCGACCACTGCGGTGAGAGCGAAGGCGGTGTCATGCAAGGAGGTCGGCTGAGCTTCGACGTCGGCGGCGGCGGAGCAGCAGGCGTTGGTTTATGCTGAGGCTTCGGAACGCCGGGTCGGATCTCCCACTGGAAGGGGATTCTTCCGGGCCGCTTGAAGGAATCGTCCATGATCGATcgcttctcctccctccctccttcaACCCCACGCTCCTTTCTGCAGGCGACTACTTATGGTGGGGGGCACGAGCGGTGGCTCTGATGGCGAGATTGAAGACCGGTGATTGGGCAAAAACGTGGTGGTGAGTCGAAATTTCCATCCGAGTTATTGACTTGGATAGAAGAAGACAAAGCATGTTGACGGAGTGAGGCATGCATGCTTAGAATATGGCACACAAGGAGGCTGAATTGGTGCAAGAGTTCGGCCAGATTAGTTCGTCGACCGGTTAATTGCTACCGAACACGTTTCCTTCGGCAATCTCCTCACCGAAAAGATCATGCAGAGAAAGAGACAGCTTCAGTTTGATCAGCTGATAAAGACATTAATAATTTAACATAAGCTTCTTCTAATCATCATTTACTCTTAAAAAATTAATTGTTAATGAAAGACCTGATTATGGAGTAGTTTTGGAATCGACAGtcttagtttcaaatcaaaactttatatttttttattttttaaaacttttattGAAGTTTATACAATTAAAATATATAACGATATAAATTAAGTCGgatgttttaattatttattcgATTGATAgattaaataaatctttattatcttctcatatgatttttttcttgaattcttTGCTAATATATTAAtgttgataatataattttaaaataattttttttctaatatatatatatgtatatgtatatatatatatatatatatataatatagtacCGTActagtgtttcgaggttggctcggtatgatacggtaccgacgtaccgaacggtacaccaggACATATCGAGCGTTACACTAGAATATACCGaatagttttatatattttcttcctactgtagcattgtagcacgttccgtcccaTACCGGACAGTCCGCGTATTGGTATATCatcggatcggtatgtaccgcctATATCGAGTGGTACCATTCGGTattacatgatatatatatatatatatatatattctcattggACATAAATGTATCATATGTTAAGTTCAAGGtagtctctctctcctctctctctatcGACGTCGAAACGAAGAAATAAGCTGCGACAAGGAATTTGAATGCCTTGCAAGGAGCAGACAAAGGCATATTGCCTTTTGGTCTCCTTTGCGCATGCCTAGTTTAATCACGACGCCTCGGATAAACCAAAAGCCATTCCAAAGCTTCGAATAAAGCGGCTTATGCCTTCCCCCTCCCCCCCAACCTCACATTAATACCATTATAGCATTACTCACTCTCCGTCTCCTCCTCTTTTAAGTTTCCTTTGATTCGTGGGCCCCGAGATGAGGTCCCCGTTCGAGAGAGCCACGTTGGGTGACAAAGTTCGGGTGGGGAAAGGTTATGTACGCGCGCCTCCAGATCGTTCCTTGTGTCGTCGGGACCCACCGCATCGTCTCCGTTGATTTACCATCGGATGGTCAGAAGTGGAGCAGCTGAAATATGACGAACTGATTACGTACTCTATTTTAGGAGATAGAAAATAGCAGTAATTGattataataaaagaaaataaataaagaattgtAGTATAAATAGTACCTCCGCCGGGTAAGGGCTCGTAAGCTGCGAGCGAGTCGTCGcgactccacctccacctcctctcCGTTCTCCTTCTTCCGCTTCCGCGCCGCAGGCGGCCGTAGATACCCGCCGTCGCATTCCTGTGAAGCAGCGCACCACCTACGTTTCGTTGCTCGATCTCCATCGTAGGATAATGGGAGGCTGGACGGCCGCCGGAAAAGGGCTTCTAATCGCCTTCTTGCTAGCTTTCACCGCCGCGATCTCgccctccgcctccgccgcctcGACGAAGAAGGCGAAGGGCTCGGACTCTCCTCCGCTGATGTTGCAGCTGCCGGTCGATACCGGCCGCCGGGATCCCTCCTCTGTCGTCTTCCCCATCTACGGCGATGTCTACCCGCACGGGTAAGTCTGCGGGGTGCGGTTTGAGTCGATAGACGGGGTCTAATTCTTGAATGGTATTGGAATTCGCAGGCTGTACTATGTAGCGATGAGCATTGGCGATCCGCCGAAGCCCTATTTCTTGGATATCGACACCGGCAGCGACCTCACTTGGCTCCAATGCGACGCTCCCTGCGTTAGATGCTCCAAGGTTGGACCTTTATGCACATGTCCCTTCTGTTCCTCTCCAAACTCGAATGTCATTCACCGTACCTTTCCTTTTTGATTCGGTGACTCTCTCAGGGGCCTCACCCGTGGTACCGGCCGACGAGAAACAAGCTGGTGCCCTGCAGGGACCCCCTCTGCGCCGCCCTCCACGTCGGCACCATCCACGACGAGAACTGCGACCAATGCGACTACCAGATCCAGTACGAAGACCGCGGCTCCTCCCTTGGCGTGCTCATCTCCGACGCCTTCAACCTCCGCCTGATCAACACCACCGTCGTCCGCCCTGTCTTTGCCTTCGGGTCAGTAGCCACACTCCAGCTTCTATAAAAAATCCCATCTTGGCGATCCCTACACCGCGCACTTGGTATACGTAGGTGTGGGTACGACCAGCAGTTCGCGACACAGAACGCCCCTACGCCAACCGACGGACTTCTTGGCCTCGGCACCGGGAAAATTAGCGTTCTGTCGCAGCTGAGCGATCAAGGGGTGACCAAGAACGTCATGGGTCACTGTCTCGGCGGGAAGGGAGGAGGCTATCTTTTCTTCGGAGATGATTTCGTCCCCACCTCTCTGATGACTTGGGCGCCCATGTCTCGCTCCCGGTGAGCTGGTTTTCGGCTGGACTTGTCGCAATGTCTTTGCAGTAAGAACACTGATGTCCTTGGATTGCATCAGGAATTACTACTCACCTGGGCCAGCAAACCTCTACTGGGGCACTCGGTCTCTGGGAGTGAATCAAATGGAGGTGGTTTTCGATACCGGGAGCACCTTCACCTACTTTGGGTTTCAGCCCTACCAAGCATTCCTCTCGGCTGTAAATAACAACTCGTTTCACTCTTTGGAAGCTCGTTCTATGATAGCTTCCAAGCCGGGAATTTGATGCGTGGAGTTGCAGGTGAAGAGTGATCTTTCCAAGAAACCACTGAAGGAGGAGTTTGATGACCCATCCCTTCCGGTGTGCTGGAAAGGGCCGAAGGCATTCAAGTCCGTGAAGGATGTCAAGAAGCACTTCAAGACTTTAGCTCTCAACTTTGTGAATGGAAACCGAGCATTGCTCGAAGTACCTCCCGAGAACTACCTTATCATCACTGTAAGCACCTGCAACCTCTCTCTTACCCAACAAAAATCACTAGAACATCAATCCAATTATTCGATTGCAGAAACATGGGAATGCGTGCTTGGGAATCCTCAATGGCACCGAAGTTGGACTCAACAAAGACCTCAACATAATTGGAGGTAAGTAAACGACCCGTAAACCTTGAGACCTCAACTGGTAAACCTTCTGATTTGCTTGTCGGGTGTTTGCAGACATCTCCATGCAAGACCGCATGGTCGTTTATGACAACGAGAGGCAGCACATTGGGTGGGTTCCGATCGGCTGCGACAGGCTCCCCAAGCCTGGAGCTTCCTCCCGGTGATGCTACACTGCTTCCCTTTACGTGGATGTGCAGGAAAAGGGGACGGTCTCTCACGCTTTCAAACATTGCAGATGGTCATATCACCATCCTGTAATGATAACAGGGGGTTGCATATAATTGATTATGTTTGGATGTAATTAATTACAGGAAGATGCAATAAAAGTCTAATTCAGTAGCAATGGTGCGGTTTGCAATTAATCTCCTCTTGTTGTCCATTTGTATGTTTAAATTATAATTGACATTAGGCTCAATAATGATGATATtgtatattttaattatgtttttatctttaaatttgtaaCCAATAAAGAATAATAATATACAGTATATCAAAATCTACGGAGGCAAGTACAGCATGTTCTTTCAGAACAGGATCCAGCACCAGGATTCTCTGGATCACACGTGGCAGGCACAATGATCGGTGTGCGTGCACACGTGGATGTTACCTATCCATGCAGTACACGTGGTTTCGACTATTTTCCTGCTGTGCCTCTGTGGGTCCCGTCTACTCGATTTCATATAAT contains:
- the LOC104000279 gene encoding aspartic proteinase Asp1: MGGWTAAGKGLLIAFLLAFTAAISPSASAASTKKAKGSDSPPLMLQLPVDTGRRDPSSVVFPIYGDVYPHGLYYVAMSIGDPPKPYFLDIDTGSDLTWLQCDAPCVRCSKGPHPWYRPTRNKLVPCRDPLCAALHVGTIHDENCDQCDYQIQYEDRGSSLGVLISDAFNLRLINTTVVRPVFAFGCGYDQQFATQNAPTPTDGLLGLGTGKISVLSQLSDQGVTKNVMGHCLGGKGGGYLFFGDDFVPTSLMTWAPMSRSRNYYSPGPANLYWGTRSLGVNQMEVVFDTGSTFTYFGFQPYQAFLSAVKSDLSKKPLKEEFDDPSLPVCWKGPKAFKSVKDVKKHFKTLALNFVNGNRALLEVPPENYLIITKHGNACLGILNGTEVGLNKDLNIIGDISMQDRMVVYDNERQHIGWVPIGCDRLPKPGASSR